A single window of Gymnogyps californianus isolate 813 chromosome 16, ASM1813914v2, whole genome shotgun sequence DNA harbors:
- the EIF4ENIF1 gene encoding eukaryotic translation initiation factor 4E transporter isoform X3 yields the protein MDKRGGIPETENGDAFLELNRITTKYPHRYTKEELLDIKERPYSKQRPSCLSEKYDSDGVWDPEKWHASLYPSSGRTSPVESFKKDLDSDRTSLMRRIVDPRERVKEDDLDVVLSPQRRSFGGGCHVTAAISSRRAGSPLEKENDGVRVIGGRRIGSGRIISSRNFDKDHRGGEKDIRDPRDARDRDRERDYKDKRFRREFGDSKRVFGERRRNDSYTEEEPEWFSAGPTSQSETIELTGFDDKILEEDHKGRKRTRRRTASLKEGIECNGGVAEEDEVQTVLANETPADQEVPREAVLQEPAPGEFDFNEFFNLDKSVPGLASMIEDVLGEGSVSASRFSRWFSNPSRSGSRSSSLRSTPHEELERLAGLEQAILSPGQNSGNYFAPIPLEDHSENKVDILEMLQKAKVDLKPLLSSLSANKEKLRESTHSGVVLSVEEVEAGLKGLKVDQEGKIATPFMAEQMEEALNVAGSRQIKKDGDMTAFNKLVSSMKASGTLPSQPKVNQSLESHLMSPPEMPGQPLSKNILQELLGPPITRPASSNVLSGLIGGLEPAASLLTQRAPSPPIPPVFPTRAASADYLRHRISSPIGFGQGSQQLLGDPFPGVRKPMSPVAAQMSPLEIQQAALEGLALPHDLAIQAANFYQHGFGKPQMDKSRDGYRNRQQRVTKSPAPGHRGNASSPAPTASITSMLSPSFTPTSVIRKMYESKEKSKEEPVSGKMKVSDGKDENQRPNEGTKLPALQRSACSTPLTQANRCTKEQDYRPKSTGRKTPTMASPVPGGPFLRPVHQVPLVPHLPIVRPAHQLHPGLVQRMLAQGVHPQHLPLLQAGMLPPGVDLSHLQGISAPILGQPFYPLPTASHHILNPRSGTPLQLAMMQQQLQRSGTGAQGSAAGAQTTPQNVLPRTGLSHGHTQLDHRPSQRSGSPIGLAKWFGSDVLQQPLPSMPSKVISVDELEYRQ from the exons tgATGGTGTCTGGGATCCAGAGAAGTGGCATGCATCTTTATATCCGAGTTCAGGAAGAACTTCACCAgtggaaagctttaaaaaagatctGGATTCAGATCGGACTTCTCTTATGCGTAGGATAGTAG ATCCAAGAGAGCGAGTGAAAGAAGATGACTTGGATGTAGTCCTAAGTCCACAAAGGCGAAGCTTTGGAGGTGGCTGTCATGTAACTGCAGCTATTAGCTCACGTCGAGCAGGGAGCCcattagaaaaagagaatgatGGTGTCCGTGTTATTGGCGGCCGTAGGATTGGCAGTGgaagaattatttcttctcGTAACTTTGATAAAGACCACCGGGGTGGTGAAAAAGACATACGTGATCCTAGAGACGCAAGAGACCGAGATCGTGAGAGGGACTACAAAGATAAACGCTTCAgg AGGGAATTTGGCGACAGCAAACGTGTCTTTGGGGAGCGAAGAAGGAATGACTCTTACACTGAAGAGGAACCTGAGTGGTTCTCTGCTGGTCCTACAAGTCAGTCTGAAACCATTGAGCTCACAGGCTTTGATGATAAAATTTTGGAGGAAGAtcacaaagggagaaaaaggacaaGACGACGCACGGCCTCACTAAAAGAAG ggatAGAATGCAATGGTGGAGTGGCAGAAGAGGATGAAGTGCAAACTGTCCTTGCCAATGAAACTCCAGCAGATCAAGAAGTTCCTAGGGAAGCAGTTTTACAAGAACCAGCTCCAGGAGAGTTTGACTTCAATGAGTTCTTTAACTTGGATAAAAGTGTTCCTGGCCTGGCTTCG ATGATAGAGGATGTGCTGGGGGAAGGTTCAGTGTCTGCCAGCAGGTTCAGCAGGTGGTTTTCTAATCCTAGTCGTTCTGGAAGTCGGTCAAGCAGCTTGAGATCTACACCACATGAGGAACTGGAGAGGCTAGCAG gTCTAGAGCAAGCCATTCTCTCCCCTGGCCAGAACTCTGGAAACTACTTTGCTCCCATTCCATTGGAAGACcactctgaaaacaaagtgGACATCCTAGAAATGCTACAGAAAGCCAAAGTGGACTTAAAACCTCTTCTCTCAAGTCTTTCAGCCAACAAGGAAAAGCTTAGAGAGAGCA CACATTCAGGAGTTGTACTTTCAGTGGAAGAAGTCGAAGCTGGACTAAAAGGCCTGAAAGTGGATCAGGAGGGGAAAATTGCTACTCCATTTATGGCCGAGCAAATGGAGGAAGCATTGAATGTCGCTGGCTCCAGACAGATCAAGAAAGATGGAGATATGACTGCATTTAACAAACTAGTCAGCAGTATGAAGGCAAGTGGGACTCTACCTTCACAGCCCAAAGTCAAT caGAGCCTTGAAAGCCACTTAATGTCACCTCCAGAGATGCCAGGCCAGCCTCTATCAAAGAATATTCTGCAG GAACTTCTTGGTCCACCCATTACCAGACCTGCTTCATCAAATGTCTTAAGTGGCCTGATCGGTGGTTTGGAACCTGCAGCCTCTTTACTGACACAAAGAGCACCTTCTCCCCCTATTCCACCTGTGTTTCCAACTCgagctgcttctgcagattACCTGCGCCATAGAATATCTTCACCCATTG GTTTTGGACAAGGTTCTCAGCAATTGCTTGGTGATCCATTTCCAGGTGTAAGGAAGCCCATGAGTCCAGTTGCTGCACAG ATGAGCCCCTTGGAAATACAACAAGCTGCGTTAGAGGGACTAGCATTACCACATGACTTAGCCATACAGGCAGCAAACTTCTACCAGCATGGCTTTGGTAAACCACAAATGGACAAAAGCAGAGATGGCTACAGAAACAG GCAGCAGCGAGTGACTAAATCACCTGCACCAGGACACAGAGGGAATGCATCTTCTCCAGCCCCTACAGCATCCATTACTAGCATG CTGTCTCCTTCCTTTACACCTACCTCGGTGATTCGCAAGATGTATgagagcaaggagaaaagcaaagaggagcCAGTTTCTGGGAAAATGAAAGTCAGTGATGGTAAAGATGAAAATCAGAGGCCAAATGAAG GTACCAAACTACCTGCACTGCAACGCTCTGCATGTTCCACACCTCTTACCCAAGCAAATCGTTGCACCAAAGAGCAAGACTACAGGCCTAAATCAACTGGTAGAAAGACTCCTACAATGGCCTCCCCAGTACCAGGAGGCCCTTTTCTTCGTCCTGTTCATCAAGTACCCCTTGTTCCCCACTTACCAATTGTACGACCTGCTCATCAACTGCATCCAGGATTGGTCCAGAGAATGCTGGCACAGGGGGTTCATCCGCAACATCTTCCTCTACTGCAAGCAG GTATGCTTCCTCCTGGAGTGGACCTGTCTCACTTGCAGGGAATATCTGCTCCCATCCTTGGCCAACCTTTTTATCCGCTACCAACAGCAAGCCATCACATCTTAAATCCACGCTCTGGGACACCTTTGCAGCTAGCAATGATGCAACAGCAACTACAACGATCAG GCACTGGAGCACAGGGATCAGCCGCTGGTGCACAAACCACCCCTCAAAATGTGCTGCCTCGGACTGGATTATCTCATGGGCACACACAGCTTGACCATCGCCCCAGCCAGAGAAGTGGCTCTCCCATTGGCCTTGCGAAATGGTTTGGTTCAGATGTCTTGCAGCAGCCTCTCCCTTCCATGCCATCCAAAGTCATCAGTGTAGATGAACTGGAATACCGGCAGTGA